From Aliarcobacter butzleri, the proteins below share one genomic window:
- a CDS encoding efflux RND transporter periplasmic adaptor subunit, whose product MKKIQLMIILLTNILFADVYATYEVKALNEASLNVSTSGIVSKINTDIGNQVKKGEVLLSLNDSEEKANLEISKNEYKFLLTQYERYKKSAEVFDKNSLDKLESELKSAKDLITLNEAKLSKMKIIAPFSGVISEKNIEVGDMSNNNEKALLKLVSNEKKLLLAFDSKFAQDVKAGDIFCLNSNKEENKTCVEIYKVYPALNNEKKLNAEAYGVDLKIGNFGDGLIIKGN is encoded by the coding sequence ATGAAAAAAATACAACTTATGATAATACTTCTAACAAATATTTTATTTGCTGATGTTTATGCAACTTATGAAGTAAAAGCATTAAATGAAGCCTCTTTAAATGTTTCAACATCTGGAATTGTTTCTAAAATAAATACAGATATAGGAAATCAAGTAAAAAAAGGTGAAGTTTTACTTTCACTAAATGATTCAGAAGAAAAAGCAAATCTTGAAATCTCAAAAAATGAATATAAATTTTTATTAACTCAATATGAAAGATATAAAAAAAGTGCAGAAGTTTTTGATAAAAATAGCTTAGATAAATTGGAATCAGAGTTAAAAAGTGCAAAAGATTTAATAACTTTAAATGAAGCAAAACTATCAAAAATGAAAATAATCGCTCCATTTTCTGGTGTAATTTCTGAAAAAAATATAGAAGTTGGTGATATGTCAAATAACAATGAAAAAGCTTTATTAAAACTTGTTTCAAATGAAAAAAAACTTTTATTAGCATTTGATTCAAAATTCGCTCAAGATGTAAAAGCTGGTGATATATTTTGTTTAAATTCAAATAAAGAAGAAAATAAAACTTGTGTTGAAATCTATAAAGTTTATCCAGCATTAAATAATGAAAAAAAATTAAATGCAGAAGCTTATGGAGTTGATTTAAAAATTGGCAATTTTGGTGATGGATTAATAATAAAAGGAAACTAA
- a CDS encoding TetR/AcrR family transcriptional regulator: MPKIINAEEKRLEICALAYERLVEEGIVEFSLNKFIEELNMSKGQFYYYFKSKEKLIFETLKIKDIEFVEIIKENIAKKSNFLEKLVEYFALILNEEEKIFIDARKIMFESIHLYLHPKYKEEMKSCENTYINMYEIIENIFDEEIEKGFLKKDSKKTIKVILATIDGMYYHSLIIDDYNLKETIMDYLIETTNQLKR, encoded by the coding sequence ATGCCAAAAATTATTAATGCAGAAGAAAAAAGATTAGAAATATGTGCCTTAGCTTATGAAAGGCTTGTAGAAGAAGGTATTGTCGAATTTTCTTTAAATAAATTTATAGAAGAATTGAATATGTCAAAGGGACAATTCTACTACTATTTTAAATCCAAAGAGAAACTAATATTTGAAACTCTAAAAATAAAAGATATTGAATTTGTAGAAATAATAAAAGAAAATATTGCAAAAAAAAGTAATTTCTTAGAAAAATTGGTTGAATATTTTGCTTTGATTTTAAATGAAGAAGAAAAAATATTTATTGACGCTAGAAAGATTATGTTTGAATCAATACATTTATATCTTCATCCTAAATATAAAGAAGAGATGAAAAGTTGTGAAAATACCTATATAAATATGTATGAAATTATTGAAAATATTTTTGATGAAGAGATAGAAAAAGGATTTTTAAAAAAAGACTCAAAAAAAACTATAAAAGTAATTCTTGCAACAATTGATGGAATGTACTACCACTCTTTAATAATAGATGACTATAACTTAAAAGAGACAATTATGGACTATCTTATTGAAACAACAAATCAGCTAAAAAGATAA
- a CDS encoding 2-isopropylmalate synthase has translation MDKNKIIVFDTTLRDGEQSPGCSMNTEEKIKVALQLEKLGVDVIEAGFAAASPGDFDAVSRIAQIIKNSSICSLARAVDNDIKQAGLAVQSAAKSRIHTFIATSPIHMQYKLKMSGDEVIKRAIRAVEYAKTFVDDVEFSLEDAGRSEIPFMKEVMDAVIGAGAKTINLPDTVGYRLPTELGAMVKELSAYAGDRAIISVHNHNDLGLATANTLAAVLNGARQIEVTINGLGERAGNSALEEAVMAIKTRKDAFGDLYTTINTPEIYATSRLVATITGVEPQQNKAIVGKNAFAHESGIHQDGVLKHQETYEIMKPEDVGVIKDSTLILGKHSGRAAFRDKIVQLGFDKVSDDELNAAFERFKVLADNKKEISDEDVRMLITDEALNHDKTYDLIGLQISDCTNGVPTAAVAIKYKDEIIKDAAIGDGTMDAIFKTIDRITGFSGELKDYKVISVTEGKDALAKVTTRVSFDETSPAFVGHGLSIDTMLATAKAYIGALNSYLSQKKRLSKSSEHQV, from the coding sequence ATGGATAAAAATAAAATTATAGTATTTGATACAACATTAAGAGATGGTGAACAAAGCCCTGGCTGTTCGATGAATACTGAAGAAAAAATTAAAGTTGCTTTACAATTAGAAAAATTAGGAGTTGATGTAATTGAAGCTGGATTTGCAGCAGCTAGTCCAGGTGATTTTGATGCAGTTAGTAGAATTGCTCAAATTATAAAAAACTCAAGTATCTGTTCTTTAGCAAGAGCAGTTGATAATGATATAAAACAAGCAGGATTAGCTGTTCAAAGTGCTGCTAAAAGTAGAATTCATACATTTATAGCAACAAGTCCTATTCATATGCAATATAAGTTAAAAATGAGTGGTGATGAAGTTATCAAAAGAGCAATAAGAGCAGTAGAATACGCAAAAACTTTTGTAGATGATGTTGAATTTTCTTTAGAAGATGCAGGAAGAAGTGAAATTCCTTTTATGAAAGAAGTTATGGATGCTGTTATAGGTGCAGGTGCAAAAACTATAAACTTACCTGATACTGTTGGATATAGATTACCAACAGAGTTGGGTGCAATGGTTAAAGAATTAAGTGCTTATGCAGGAGATAGAGCAATAATTTCAGTACATAATCATAATGATTTAGGATTAGCAACTGCAAATACTTTAGCTGCTGTTTTAAATGGTGCTAGACAAATAGAAGTAACAATCAATGGTTTAGGTGAAAGAGCTGGAAATTCAGCTTTAGAAGAGGCTGTAATGGCTATAAAAACTAGAAAAGATGCATTTGGAGATTTGTATACAACTATTAATACTCCAGAAATTTATGCAACTTCAAGATTGGTTGCTACAATCACAGGAGTTGAGCCACAACAAAATAAGGCAATTGTTGGTAAAAATGCTTTTGCACATGAAAGTGGAATTCACCAAGATGGTGTTTTAAAACATCAAGAAACTTATGAAATCATGAAACCTGAAGATGTTGGTGTTATCAAAGATAGTACTTTAATCTTAGGAAAACACTCTGGTCGAGCAGCATTTAGAGATAAAATTGTTCAATTAGGGTTTGATAAAGTAAGTGATGATGAGTTAAATGCAGCATTTGAAAGATTTAAAGTTTTAGCAGATAATAAAAAAGAGATAAGTGATGAAGATGTAAGAATGTTAATCACAGATGAAGCTTTAAATCATGATAAAACTTATGATTTAATTGGATTACAAATTAGTGATTGTACAAATGGTGTTCCAACAGCTGCTGTTGCTATCAAATATAAAGATGAAATCATAAAAGATGCTGCAATTGGTGATGGAACAATGGATGCTATTTTTAAAACGATTGATAGGATTACAGGATTTAGTGGTGAATTAAAAGACTATAAAGTAATCTCTGTAACAGAAGGTAAAGATGCTTTAGCAAAAGTAACAACAAGAGTTTCTTTTGATGAAACAAGTCCAGCTTTTGTAGGACATGGATTGAGTATTGATACTATGCTTGCAACAGCAAAAGCATATATTGGTGCTTTAAACTCTTATCTTTCTCAGAAAAAAAGACTTTCAAAAAGTAGCGAACACCAAGTATAA
- a CDS encoding TolC family protein, producing MFKNIFIFFLISTSLYAISLKELLNSVEVTNENYQAQQALQEMSKKQYESATKDNYPTFNLIGAYENNSKVLKTEPEDIAYAELKASYILYDGERIRNNELSKKSLHESQQLKTQYLKQEIMLEVIKQYFSYQNTKSAIDVINYKINELNGQIKKFEILVKNDLETKDKLQALIASKKEALYDIETLKIDLENSILQLSLLTGFDILPQDNDKLIEPTYDEKDRFDIEAKKLEAKSVKYTSEGFNYLPTISINNSLKKQEYYHYDETYNNKFNNQIMLQINFPIFDFGKISKDKEASQLEALALNKEIAYKEKSIQIERKLALKSLESSKVKLDSAISGLEATNTTYEFSKKRFDANLISYTEYLTELTKKQDANYRVILAKNDIELKKANLAFALGIDLLTLIKE from the coding sequence ATGTTTAAAAATATATTTATATTTTTTTTAATATCTACTTCATTATATGCTATATCATTAAAAGAACTTTTAAATAGTGTAGAAGTAACAAATGAAAATTATCAAGCCCAACAAGCTTTGCAAGAAATGTCAAAAAAACAGTATGAATCTGCAACAAAAGATAATTATCCAACATTTAATCTAATTGGTGCTTATGAAAATAATTCAAAAGTTTTGAAAACAGAACCAGAAGATATAGCTTATGCAGAATTAAAAGCATCATACATTTTATATGATGGTGAAAGAATAAGAAATAATGAGTTATCTAAAAAAAGTTTACACGAATCTCAACAGCTAAAAACTCAATATTTAAAGCAAGAGATTATGTTAGAAGTAATAAAACAATATTTTTCATATCAAAATACAAAATCTGCTATTGATGTTATAAATTACAAAATAAATGAATTAAATGGTCAAATAAAAAAATTTGAAATTTTAGTAAAAAATGACCTTGAAACAAAAGATAAACTTCAAGCTTTAATTGCTTCAAAAAAAGAAGCTTTATATGATATTGAAACTTTAAAAATTGATTTAGAAAACTCTATTTTACAACTATCTCTTTTAACAGGTTTTGACATTTTGCCACAAGATAATGATAAGTTGATAGAACCAACTTATGATGAAAAAGATAGGTTTGATATTGAAGCAAAAAAACTTGAGGCAAAAAGTGTAAAATATACTTCTGAAGGTTTTAACTATTTACCAACAATCTCAATAAATAACTCTTTAAAAAAACAAGAATATTATCATTATGATGAAACATATAATAATAAATTCAATAATCAAATAATGCTACAAATCAACTTTCCAATCTTTGATTTTGGAAAAATTTCAAAAGATAAAGAAGCTAGTCAATTAGAAGCTTTAGCTTTAAATAAAGAGATTGCTTATAAAGAAAAATCTATTCAAATTGAAAGAAAACTAGCTTTAAAATCACTAGAATCTTCAAAAGTTAAATTAGATAGTGCAATATCAGGGCTTGAAGCTACAAATACAACTTATGAATTTAGTAAAAAAAGATTTGATGCAAATTTGATAAGTTACACTGAATATTTAACTGAACTTACAAAAAAACAAGATGCAAACTATCGAGTAATCTTAGCCAAAAATGATATTGAACTAAAAAAAGCCAATCTTGCTTTCGCACTTGGAATTGATTTATTAACACTTATAAAGGAATAA
- a CDS encoding MutS-related protein — protein MREEVAELLENRGELLTITYFKLQKLFEKKYGSNALVLMEIGTFFEVYEVNNDEEKIGKAKEIAELLNIQLTRKNKSILENSKENPIMAGVPAIAFEKHLARIISEQKYTIAIIRQKGLPPNVSRYLDTVVSPGTNFDFVIDQDENNITSLLIDQIRGIYLVGYSAIDVTTGKCYYNEVHGTSEDKFFALDEVFNYMNMHKTNEVVITFADKNINQKEVIDYLELNLKTFHIGNFRPKISYQNELFKNVFNIESLLTSIEHLDMERVPLSTESLAVLIDFVIGHDSNIIQKLSTPQKLDISRYIYLGNNALEQLNIIETTHNPSLIKLINNTSTAMGKRLLKERLTHPVKDSKELLRRYALSKELYDYHSPIENELANIYDIERLTRRIKLNRLHPFELNYLYDSLLSIKEVVAFMENYKFITPPCSSADLTLFIQSIDSTFDLNVSGKFMLKDVDSNMISFGINTQIDELNAQNEILYSKLELLRTHIFSFMKSDDSNFVSINRLDKEGFFITLTKNRFNLVKKELLNSHLIVDDELYLFKDFNIKVQTNSVKIFCKLTEDISDKYVHNLRKIVELNKLVFKEKIHEFEKKFATLLQELVQFIAEVDLTVSNIKTAKKYNYTCPKIVKTKENENFLELIDLRHPIIEANEEQGIYVPNDIILGELSLASQEYKDNIIIKNSNPVNMYNNKMHGVLLYGINSSGKSSLMKSIGIAVVLAQAGFYVPCKSMRFSIFDAVYTRISGADNIAKGLSSFAVEMLELKNIFNRASKNSLILGDEISHSTETMSGLSIVASAILKLAKLEALFVFATHLHQLPEIEEIQKLKNIISLHLSVFYKDDEDKLIFDRKLAYGSGSSMYGLEYAKSLHMDKEFLNIANEIRKKLTDDYNPLERLSQKKTSKYNNSVFASNCVICGRACDDVHHIKEQARANKDGFIGHINANHKYNLIPLCKEHHKMVHDGTININGFVATSKGLELHYTMVEQK, from the coding sequence GTGAGAGAAGAAGTTGCTGAACTTTTAGAAAATAGGGGTGAACTTCTTACTATTACCTATTTTAAACTTCAAAAGTTATTTGAAAAAAAATATGGTTCAAATGCTTTAGTTCTTATGGAAATAGGAACTTTTTTTGAGGTTTATGAAGTAAATAATGATGAAGAAAAAATAGGAAAAGCAAAAGAGATCGCAGAACTTCTTAACATTCAACTTACACGAAAAAATAAATCTATTTTAGAAAACTCAAAAGAAAATCCTATAATGGCTGGAGTTCCAGCAATTGCTTTTGAAAAGCATTTAGCAAGAATAATATCTGAACAAAAATATACTATTGCAATTATCAGACAAAAAGGACTTCCTCCAAATGTAAGTAGATATTTGGATACAGTTGTAAGTCCTGGAACAAACTTTGATTTTGTAATAGACCAAGATGAAAATAATATAACTTCACTTTTAATTGATCAAATAAGAGGTATTTATTTGGTTGGTTATAGTGCTATTGATGTAACTACTGGAAAGTGTTATTACAATGAAGTTCATGGAACAAGTGAAGATAAATTTTTTGCACTTGATGAAGTGTTTAATTATATGAATATGCATAAAACAAACGAAGTAGTTATAACATTTGCAGATAAAAATATAAATCAAAAAGAGGTTATTGATTATTTAGAGTTAAATCTTAAGACTTTTCATATTGGAAATTTTAGACCAAAAATCTCTTATCAAAATGAACTTTTTAAAAATGTATTTAATATTGAGTCTTTGCTAACTTCTATTGAACATCTTGATATGGAAAGAGTTCCTTTAAGCACTGAATCTCTTGCTGTTTTGATTGATTTTGTAATAGGACATGACTCTAATATTATCCAAAAACTCTCAACTCCTCAAAAACTTGATATTAGCAGATATATATATCTTGGAAATAATGCACTTGAGCAACTAAATATAATTGAAACAACTCATAATCCAAGTTTGATAAAACTGATAAATAACACTTCAACAGCAATGGGGAAAAGACTTTTAAAAGAGAGACTTACTCATCCAGTTAAAGATAGTAAAGAGTTACTTAGACGATATGCTTTATCAAAAGAGTTATATGATTATCACTCTCCAATAGAAAATGAATTAGCAAATATCTATGATATTGAAAGATTAACAAGAAGAATAAAACTTAATCGTCTTCATCCTTTTGAGTTAAATTATCTTTATGATTCACTTTTAAGTATCAAAGAAGTTGTAGCTTTTATGGAGAATTATAAATTTATAACTCCGCCTTGTAGTAGCGCTGATTTAACTTTATTTATACAATCTATTGATTCAACTTTTGATTTAAATGTTAGTGGTAAATTTATGCTAAAAGATGTTGATAGCAACATGATAAGTTTTGGAATAAATACTCAGATTGATGAATTAAATGCTCAAAATGAGATTTTATATTCTAAATTAGAATTGTTAAGAACACATATTTTTTCATTTATGAAAAGTGATGATTCAAATTTTGTAAGTATAAATAGACTTGATAAAGAGGGATTTTTTATCACTTTGACAAAAAATAGATTTAACTTAGTTAAAAAAGAGCTATTAAATTCTCATTTAATAGTTGATGATGAATTGTACTTATTTAAAGATTTTAATATAAAAGTTCAAACAAATTCAGTAAAGATTTTTTGTAAATTAACTGAAGATATTTCAGATAAATATGTTCATAATTTACGAAAAATTGTAGAGTTAAATAAGCTTGTATTTAAAGAAAAAATTCACGAATTTGAAAAGAAATTTGCTACTTTACTTCAAGAATTAGTACAGTTTATAGCTGAGGTTGATTTAACAGTTTCAAATATAAAAACAGCAAAAAAATATAACTATACTTGTCCAAAGATTGTAAAAACAAAAGAGAATGAAAACTTTTTAGAACTTATTGATTTAAGACATCCAATAATTGAAGCAAATGAAGAACAAGGAATTTATGTACCAAATGATATTATTTTGGGAGAACTAAGTCTTGCTTCTCAAGAATACAAAGATAATATAATTATAAAAAATTCAAATCCAGTAAATATGTACAATAATAAAATGCATGGAGTTTTACTTTATGGAATAAACTCTTCTGGAAAATCATCTTTGATGAAATCGATTGGAATTGCAGTTGTTTTAGCACAAGCTGGATTCTATGTACCTTGTAAATCTATGAGATTTTCTATTTTTGATGCTGTTTATACAAGAATCAGTGGAGCTGATAATATTGCAAAAGGTTTATCATCTTTTGCAGTTGAGATGTTGGAGTTAAAAAATATCTTTAATAGAGCTAGTAAAAATTCACTTATTTTGGGTGATGAAATCTCTCATAGCACAGAAACTATGAGTGGATTAAGTATCGTTGCAAGTGCTATTTTAAAATTAGCAAAACTTGAAGCTTTATTTGTTTTTGCTACACATTTACATCAACTTCCTGAAATTGAAGAGATACAAAAACTAAAAAATATCATCTCTTTACATTTATCTGTTTTTTATAAAGATGATGAAGATAAACTTATTTTTGATAGGAAATTAGCTTATGGAAGTGGTTCTTCTATGTATGGATTAGAGTATGCAAAATCACTTCATATGGATAAAGAGTTTTTAAATATTGCAAATGAAATACGAAAAAAATTAACTGACGATTATAATCCTTTAGAAAGACTATCTCAAAAGAAAACTTCAAAATATAACAATAGTGTTTTTGCTTCAAACTGTGTAATTTGTGGACGAGCTTGTGATGATGTACATCATATAAAAGAACAAGCACGAGCAAATAAAGATGGTTTTATAGGTCATATAAATGCAAACCATAAATACAACCTAATTCCACTTTGTAAAGAACATCATAAAATGGTACATGATGGAACTATTAATATAAATGGTTTTGTTGCAACTTCTAAAGGTTTAGAATTACATTATACAATGGTTGAGCAAAAGTAA
- a CDS encoding efflux RND transporter permease subunit has protein sequence MYKIAISRPITTLMFVFALVFFGYTQIQKMPIAFLPNVDYPVVSVITTYDQGSTEIIESKITDKIEEAISGISGIDIIRSDTSKNQSIVIAQFELSKPVEEAANDVRDKVSTVDLPKEADKPIIEKFSSSSAPIITLFLSTKLDNLDKLMLHANEVVKPILQSIEGVGKVEIAGFRDKIIKIYPNTTLLSKYNLDLNELALKIDEENIKKDGGRVVQEKEELNISIDSDAINVEQLENIKIKDGVRLKDVATVQETIKDERTFANYNQQKGVLLQVKKISGANEVNIANVVKEKIPYIKSLSNDFDINLLFDTTTFIESTYKSVQFDLILGCFLASLIVFVFLRNFTFTIIAAISLPISILGVLAIMGWSNQTLNILTLTALTLSIGIIIDDAIVVIENIYKKLELGKSRYEAALEGVKEISFSVLAISAMLLAIFIPIANMSGIVGKFFKSFGITIVASVIISYIIAITVIPMISSLLVNSKHSKFYLMTESIFLSMDKIYKNLLIKAINFKLTTLIVAFTIFVISIILSSNLGMVFMPKEDRSQFTISIKANADISMDEMKKTTMNIQEDLLSINEVDYSSLTIGLDGNIYESSIYVRLVPIDKRTKNQDEIMEEIREKSKKFRNLEINVNQTDDMNSGAEIMTPFQLILKANDSKLAEESANKLIDYLKSIEGTTNIQNNIQPKKTEISIEILKQNSSKFGVKSSDIAKVIAMAYSGEIAISNFNKNGKEYDIVMRISDDLRMNKDVINQLNVKNDKEELIALSSLININSKELASVIKRYDRQKQVTIGSDITNGLALDVLVNLVVENQEKWLLDGVTYTFEGDAKDMQDTANAFGVAIVAALIMIYLILASLYESPLQPVIIMSAMPLSFTGAFLGLYLANMNMSLFSMMGLFLLLGLVGKNSTLIVDAANRNRENSINLDEAIIQAGISRLRPILMTTISMCLGMLPLALSVGEGSSIKAPMAISVISGLIISTMLSLFVVPALYKLIAPLDDKIRKLYTHK, from the coding sequence ATGTACAAAATTGCTATTTCAAGACCAATTACAACTTTGATGTTTGTATTTGCTTTAGTTTTCTTTGGATATACACAAATTCAAAAAATGCCAATTGCATTTTTGCCAAATGTTGATTATCCTGTTGTTAGTGTAATAACTACATATGACCAAGGTTCAACTGAAATTATTGAAAGTAAAATAACTGATAAAATAGAAGAAGCAATAAGCGGTATTTCTGGAATTGATATAATAAGATCAGATACTTCAAAAAATCAATCAATTGTAATTGCTCAATTTGAGTTAAGTAAACCTGTTGAAGAAGCTGCAAATGATGTAAGAGACAAGGTTTCAACAGTAGATTTACCAAAAGAAGCTGATAAACCTATAATCGAGAAATTCTCAAGTAGCTCTGCACCTATAATAACTCTTTTTTTATCAACAAAACTTGATAATCTTGATAAATTAATGCTTCATGCAAATGAAGTAGTAAAACCTATTTTACAAAGTATTGAAGGTGTTGGGAAAGTTGAAATTGCAGGTTTTAGAGACAAAATAATAAAAATATATCCAAATACAACTCTTTTGAGTAAATATAATCTTGATTTAAATGAACTAGCTTTAAAAATTGATGAAGAAAATATCAAAAAAGATGGAGGAAGAGTAGTTCAAGAAAAAGAAGAATTAAATATTTCAATTGACTCAGATGCAATAAATGTTGAACAACTAGAAAATATAAAAATAAAAGATGGAGTAAGATTAAAAGATGTAGCAACAGTTCAAGAAACAATAAAAGATGAAAGAACTTTTGCAAACTATAATCAACAAAAAGGTGTTTTATTACAAGTTAAAAAAATTTCAGGGGCAAATGAAGTAAATATAGCAAATGTAGTAAAAGAAAAAATTCCTTATATAAAAAGTTTATCAAATGATTTTGATATAAATTTACTATTTGATACAACAACATTTATAGAATCAACTTATAAAAGTGTTCAATTTGACTTAATTTTAGGTTGTTTTTTAGCTTCTTTAATCGTATTTGTATTTTTAAGAAATTTCACTTTTACAATCATTGCAGCGATTTCTCTTCCTATTTCAATCTTAGGTGTTCTAGCAATAATGGGTTGGAGTAATCAAACTTTAAATATTTTGACACTTACAGCTTTAACTTTATCAATAGGAATTATCATTGATGATGCAATTGTTGTAATAGAAAATATTTATAAAAAACTTGAACTAGGGAAAAGTAGATATGAAGCAGCTTTAGAGGGAGTAAAAGAGATATCTTTTTCTGTTTTAGCTATTTCAGCTATGCTTTTAGCTATTTTTATTCCTATTGCAAATATGAGTGGAATTGTAGGAAAATTCTTTAAAAGTTTTGGTATAACTATTGTTGCTTCGGTAATAATCTCTTATATTATTGCAATTACAGTTATTCCTATGATTAGTTCACTTTTAGTAAATTCTAAACATTCAAAATTTTATTTAATGACCGAATCGATATTTTTATCAATGGATAAAATATATAAAAATCTTTTAATAAAAGCCATAAACTTTAAACTTACAACTTTAATTGTTGCATTTACAATATTTGTTATTTCAATAATACTCTCTTCAAATCTAGGAATGGTTTTTATGCCCAAAGAAGATAGAAGTCAATTTACAATTTCTATTAAAGCAAATGCTGATATTTCTATGGATGAGATGAAAAAAACCACAATGAATATTCAAGAAGATTTACTTTCAATAAATGAAGTTGATTACTCTTCTTTGACTATTGGATTAGATGGAAATATTTATGAAAGTTCAATCTATGTAAGATTAGTTCCCATAGATAAAAGAACTAAAAATCAAGATGAAATTATGGAAGAAATTAGAGAAAAATCAAAAAAATTTAGAAATCTTGAAATAAATGTAAACCAAACTGATGATATGAACTCAGGTGCTGAAATCATGACTCCTTTTCAACTTATCTTAAAAGCAAATGATTCAAAACTTGCTGAAGAATCTGCTAATAAATTGATTGATTATTTGAAATCCATAGAAGGAACAACAAATATTCAGAATAATATTCAGCCTAAAAAAACAGAAATCTCAATTGAAATATTAAAACAAAACTCTTCAAAATTTGGAGTAAAAAGTAGTGATATTGCAAAAGTAATTGCAATGGCATATTCAGGGGAAATTGCAATAAGTAATTTTAATAAAAATGGTAAAGAGTATGATATTGTAATGAGAATATCAGATGATTTAAGAATGAACAAAGATGTTATAAATCAATTAAATGTAAAAAATGATAAAGAAGAACTTATTGCATTATCAAGTTTGATTAATATAAATAGCAAAGAATTAGCTTCTGTGATAAAAAGATATGATAGACAAAAACAAGTTACAATTGGAAGTGATATAACAAATGGTTTAGCGCTTGATGTTTTAGTAAACCTTGTAGTTGAAAATCAAGAGAAATGGCTTTTAGATGGAGTAACTTATACTTTTGAAGGAGATGCAAAAGATATGCAAGATACAGCAAATGCTTTTGGCGTTGCAATAGTAGCTGCTCTTATAATGATATATTTAATTCTTGCTTCATTATATGAATCACCTCTTCAACCAGTTATCATCATGAGTGCAATGCCACTTAGTTTTACAGGAGCTTTTCTAGGACTTTATTTAGCAAATATGAATATGAGTTTATTTAGTATGATGGGATTATTTTTACTTCTAGGTTTAGTTGGTAAAAACTCAACTTTAATAGTTGATGCTGCAAATAGAAATAGAGAAAATAGTATAAACTTAGATGAAGCAATTATTCAAGCAGGAATATCAAGACTACGACCAATCTTGATGACAACTATTTCTATGTGTTTAGGTATGCTTCCTCTTGCACTTTCTGTTGGTGAAGGTTCAAGTATCAAAGCTCCTATGGCTATTAGTGTTATAAGTGGTTTAATAATATCTACAATGTTAAGTCTATTTGTAGTTCCAGCTTTATATAAATTAATAGCTCCACTTGATGATAAAATCAGAAAACTTTATACTCATAAATAG
- a CDS encoding thioredoxin family protein, whose protein sequence is MIQIENEKELKKAISENQAIILYFSGDNCSVCKVLKPKIETEVSKNFPKMKLFEIKTDISKELSSHFSVFSIPTIVVLFDKKEFKRYGRNISLSLFIEEIRRIYNLMDGI, encoded by the coding sequence ATGATACAAATAGAAAATGAAAAAGAACTAAAAAAAGCTATAAGTGAAAATCAAGCTATAATACTTTATTTTAGTGGAGATAATTGTTCTGTTTGTAAAGTTTTAAAACCAAAAATTGAAACTGAAGTATCAAAGAACTTTCCTAAAATGAAACTTTTTGAAATAAAAACAGATATTTCAAAAGAGCTTTCTAGTCATTTTAGCGTATTTTCAATTCCTACAATCGTTGTACTTTTTGACAAAAAAGAGTTTAAACGATATGGAAGAAATATAAGCTTATCTCTATTTATAGAGGAAATAAGAAGAATTTATAATTTAATGGATGGCATATGA
- a CDS encoding heme-binding domain-containing protein, whose product MKRFLLILLGLFLVIQLIPTSKKNEVVDKSLEITAEEGIMDILRTACYDCHSNETVYPWYSYIAPFSWTISKHVNEGKKALNFSIWETYSEKEKEGHLKDIYRTIYAAMPLQPYLLIHTKANISSEDRKVIRDWTGVRR is encoded by the coding sequence ATGAAAAGATTTTTATTAATTTTATTGGGACTTTTTTTAGTTATACAACTTATTCCAACAAGTAAAAAAAATGAAGTTGTAGATAAATCTTTAGAAATAACAGCTGAAGAAGGAATCATGGATATTTTAAGAACAGCTTGTTATGACTGCCATTCAAATGAAACAGTATATCCTTGGTATTCATATATTGCTCCTTTTTCTTGGACAATTTCAAAACATGTAAATGAAGGGAAAAAAGCTTTAAACTTCTCAATTTGGGAAACTTATAGTGAAAAAGAGAAAGAAGGACATTTAAAAGATATTTATAGAACAATATATGCTGCTATGCCTCTTCAACCTTATCTTTTAATACATACAAAAGCTAATATTAGCTCTGAAGATAGAAAAGTAATAAGAGATTGGACAGGAGTGCGAAGATAG